In Ipomoea triloba cultivar NCNSP0323 chromosome 7, ASM357664v1, a single genomic region encodes these proteins:
- the LOC116024595 gene encoding 50S ribosomal protein L4, chloroplastic: MATSFSFFSSSTFLSTPLRKAPSKLLCLKPPKARVVRAEQATLPILSFDGDKVGSTTLDLKSAPPYTARAVVHRGLVTDLRNKRRGTASTLTRAEVRGGGKKPYAQKKTGRARMGSFRTPLRPGGGVVFGPKPRDWSIKINKKEKRLAISTALASAAENCIVVEEFNDKFEKPKTKELIALMKRLGLDPKEKCMFLMTEASDNVMLSGRNLGKLKMLTPRTLNLFDILDSEKLVFTKSALEFLNERYGNDADWENDEGDEQGAEADENANTSD; encoded by the exons ATGGCGACTTCTTTCTCATTCTTCTCGTCTTCTACATTTCTCTCCACTCCTCTCCGCAAAGCTCCTTCTAAGCTCCTGTGTTTGAAACCCCCAAAGGCCAGAGTTGTCCGTGCAGAACAGGCCACACTCCCAATCCTCTCTTTCGACGGCGACAAAGTGGGGTCCACCACCCTTGACCTGAAGTCCGCCCCGCCCTACACCGCCCGCGCCGTCGTCCACCGCGGCCTCGTTACCGACCTCCGCAATAAGCGTCGAGGCACGGCCTCTACGCTCACACGCGCGGAGGTCCGCGGAGGCGGCAAGAAGCCTTACGCGCAGAAGAAAACGGGGCGGGCTCGGATGGGGTCTTTCCGTACTCCTCTCCGACCCGGAGGTGGGGTCGTGTTTGGGCCCAAGCCCCGGGACTGGTCGATTAAGATTAACAAGAAGGAGAAGAGGCTCGCCATCTCCACCGCCCTTGCCAGTGCTGCCGAGAATTGCATCGTCGTCGAGGAATTTAATGATAAATTCGAGAAACCTAAGACTAAGGAACTCATAGCCCTGATGAAGAGACTGGGTTTGGACCCGAAAGAGAAATGCATGTTCTTGATGACGGAGGCGTCGGATAATGTGATGCTTTCGGGCCGAAACCTTGGGAAGTTGAAGATGTTGACTCCTCGGACTTTGAATTTGTTCGACATTTTGGATTCCGAGAAGTTAGTATTTACCAAATCCGCCCTCGAGTTCTTGAATGAGAGGTATGGAAACGATGCCGACTGGGAGAACGATGAGGGAGATGAACAAG GAGCTGAGGCTGATGAAAATGCCAATACTTCAGACTGA